From Motacilla alba alba isolate MOTALB_02 chromosome 4A, Motacilla_alba_V1.0_pri, whole genome shotgun sequence, one genomic window encodes:
- the HEPH gene encoding hephaestin isoform X1, which yields MGSVWWLLLCMPMLSPTFAGGVIRVYYLGIHEVNWNYAPTGRNVLANQSIARNSQASAFLQSGKDRVGSTYKKSVYKQYTDATYTSEIPKPVWLGFLGPVIRAEVGDTIQVHLKNFATRPYTIHPHGVFYKKDSEGSLYPDMSPQDQKKDDAVFPGKNYTYTWTVPEDHSPTDDDPNCLTWIYHSHIDAPRDIASGLIGPLLTCKTGMLTGSSQRRWDVDVDFFLMFSVVDENLSWYLDENIASFCTEPGSVDKEDEEFQESNKMHAINGYVFGNLPELKMCAGDSVSWYLFGMGNEIDVHTAYFHGETLKIRGHRTDVASLFPATFVTADMIPRNPGRWLLSCQVNDHIQAGMGALYEVRPCSRQAAAPSLGGRVRRYFIAAKEVQWDYGPSGFDRLTGKQLTDPDSPAEQYFKRGLYRIGGVYWKAKYVEYTDESFREEKQQSEEEKHLGILGPVIKAEVGDTILVTFLNKASWPFSIQPHGVSYGKASEGMWYHDGLSQSGVSVAPLHNFTYHWTVPKHVGPTSSDPPCLTWLYSSAANPVKDSSSGLVGPLLICKLGALDDNNKQKGIDKEFYLLFNVFDENLSWYLNANIKYYLRMEETSVEKDAEFEESNRMHAINGLMFGNLPGLDVCEGDKVSWHLLGLGSEADVHGAVFQGNTLQMNGMRRDSANLFPHTFATAFMQPDNSGTFEIYCQTSNHYQSGMRQQYGVSKCGRPGTAHRYRGVRTFYIAAEELLWDYAPDRSWERERHDHAAESYADVFLSNENGLLGSRYKKAVYREYTDGTFQTPKARISGDEHLGILGPFLWAEVGDIVNVVFKNNASRPYSIHAHGVLEQQAGHPQVANPGDIVTYRWEVPERSGPGPNDSACVPWIYYSAVDPVKDLYSGLVGPLKVCRRGALRSSGTRKDVKREFALLFLVFDENQSWYLEENVERFSKGNHKEINLLDEKFVESNKMHAINGRLYATLPGLTMYEGERVNWYLLGMGHEVDVHTVHFHAETFIYKNGKSYRADVVDLFPGTFEMVEMLVGNPGTWLLHCHVSDHIHAGMEILFTVLPRGESELEDLTATSGLSLEDEDESQKMMLFGSKVTQEQIEATVISLAVVGVLLLLAAAVLLGAVIRLERQRRLRRNRRSILDDGFKLMSQKNSGL from the exons ATGGGATCAgtctggtggctgctgctctgcatgcCCATGCTGTCACCCACATTTGCTGGGGGCGTAATCCGAGTTTATTACCTGGGGATCCACGAGGTGAACTGGAACTATGCTCCAACGGGGAGGAACGTGCTTGCTAACCAGAGTATTGCACGTAACAG CCAGGCCTCAGCATTCCTGCAGTCTGGGAAAGACAGGGTGGGAAGCACCTACAAGAAATCTGTCTATAAGCAATACACGGACGCCACGTACACCTCTGAGATCCCCAAGCCTGTCTGGCTGGGGTTCCTCGGGCCTGTCATCCGAGCAGAAGTGGGGGATACCATTCAAGTACACCTAAAAAATTTTGCTACTCGACCATATACAATCCATCCTCATGGTGTTTTCTACAAAAAGGACTCTGAAG GATCCCTGTATCCTGATATGTCCCCCCAGGATCAGAAGAAGGATGATGCTGTTTTCCCAGGAAAGAATTACACCTATACTTGGACTGTCCCTGAAGATCACAGTCCAACTGATGATGACCCAAATTGCTTGACCTGGATCTACCACTCTCACATTGATGCACCAAGGGACATTGCATCTGGATTAATTGGGCCTTTACTTACATGTAAAACAG GAATGCTGACTGGCAGCTCTCAAAGACGCTGGGATGTggatgttgatttttttctgatgttcagTGTGGTGGATGAGAACCTAAGCTGGTACCTGGATGAGAACATTGCATCATTCTgcacagagcctggctctgtggaCAAAGAAGATGAGGAATTTCAGGAGAGCAACAAAATGCACG CTATTAATGGTTATGTGTTTGGCAACCTCCCTGAGCTGAAGATGTGTGCTGGGGATTCTGTTTCATGGTACCTCTTTGGGATGGGCAATGAAATTGATGTTCACACAGCCTACTTCCATGGGGAGACACTCAAAATCCGAGGCCACAGGACCGACGTGGCCAGCCTCTTCCCAGCCACTTTTGTTACAGCAGATATGATCCCCAGGAACCCTGGGAGatggctgctgagctgccaggTCAATGATCACATACAAG CTGGCATGGGGGCACTCTATGAAGTCCGGCCCTGCTCTCGGcaagctgcagcccccagcctgggAGGGAGAGTTCGGAGATATTTCATCGCTGCCAAGGAGGTGCAGTGGGACTACGGCCCCTCGGGGTTCGACAGGCTCACTGGGAAGCAGCTCACTGACCCAGACAG TCCTGCTGAGCAGTATTTCAAGCGTGGCCTCTACCGCATTGGGGGAGTCTATTGGAAGGCAAAGTATGTGGAATATACTGATGAGAGCTTTCgtgaggaaaagcagcaatcaGAAGAAGAGAAACACCTTGGAATACTTG GTCCGGTGATCAAAGCTGAAGTTGGAGACACCATCCTGgtgacatttttaaacaaagcctCGTGGCCCTTCAGCATCCAGCCACATGGAGTGTCCTATGGGAAGGCATCAGAAGGGATGTGGTACCATGATG GCCTGTCCCAGAGTGGGGTTTCTGTGGCACCGCTGCACAACTTCACCTACCACTGGACTGTGCCAAAGCACGTGGGGCCCACGTCCAGCGACCCTCCCTGCCTCACCTGGCTGTACAGCTCAGCTGCAAATCCTGTCAAAGACTCCAGCTCAGGCTTAGTGGGGCCTCTGCTCATCTGCAAGTTGGGTGCTTTGGATGACAACAATAAGCAG AAAGGGATCGACAAGGAATTTTATCTTCTCTTCAACGTGTTTGATGAGAACCTCAGCTGGTATTTAAATGCCAACATAAAGTACTACTTGAGGATGGAAGAAACATCTGTGGAAAAGGATGCTGAGTTTGAGGAATCCAACAGGATGCATG cCATCAATGGACTTATGTTTGGTAACTTGCCTGGGCTGGACGTGTGTGAAGGAGACAAAGTGTCCTGGCACCTCCTGGGCTTGGGCAGCGAAGCGGACGTGCACGGAGCCGTGTTTCAGGGAAACACCCTGCAGATGAACGGGATGCGGAGAGATTCAGCCAATCTGTTCCCCCACACATTTGCCACTGCTTTCATGCAGCCTGATAACAGTG GGACTTTTGAGATCTACTGTCAGACGAGCAATCACTACCAGTCTGGGATGAGGCAGCAGTACGGCGTTTCCAAGTGTGGCAGGCCAGGCACTGCCCATCGCTACAGGGGCGTGCGGACGTTCTACATCGCGGccgaggagctgctctgggactACGCCCCCGACcgcagctgggagagggagcGGCACGACCACGCCGCAGAGAG ctATGCTGATGTGTTCCTGAGCAACGAGAATGGACTGCTCGGCTCCAGGTACAAGAAAGCAGTTTACAGGGAGTACACGGATGGCACTTTCCAGACCCCCAAGGCCAGGATAAGTGGTGACGAGCACCTAGGGATACTGG GCCCCTTTCTGTGGGCGGAGGTGGGCGATATTGTCAACGTCGTATTCAAGAACAACGCCTCGCGACCCTACTCCATCCATGCACACggggtgctggagcagcaggctggacatCCCCAGGTGGCAAACCCTG GTGACATTGTGACATACCGGTGGGAAGTTCCTGAGAGATCTGGTCCAGGGCCAAATGATTCAGCCTGTGTTCCTTGGATCTACTACTCTGCAGTGGACCCAGTAAAG GATCTGTACAGTGGGCTGGTCGGGCCCCTGAAGGTCTGCCGGAGAGGGGCCCTGCGGTCCAGCGGGACCAGGAAGGATGTAAAGAGGGAgtttgctctgctcttcctggtTTTTGATGAAAATCAGTCCTGGTACTTGGAGGAGAATGTGGAACGTTTCAGTAAGGGAAATCACAAGGAGATCAACCTGCTGGATGAGAAATTTGTGGAAAGCAACAAAATGCACG CAATCAATGGCAGGCTCTATGCCACCTTGCCTGGGCTGACCATGTATGAGGGAGAGAGGGTGAACTGGTACCTGCTGGGAATGGGTCACGAGGTTGATGTCCACACAGTCCATTTTCATGCTGAGACCTTCATATACAAG AATGGCAAAAGCTACAGAGCAGATGTTGTGGATCTGTTCCCTGGGACCTTTGAAATGGTGGAGATGCTGGTTGGGAACCCTGGGACATGGCTGCTTCACTGTCATGTGTCTGACCATATCCAT
- the LOC119712925 gene encoding proline-rich receptor-like protein kinase PERK10, whose protein sequence is MKLRHRTAPSEQLQQCGNNSSTLMPTPTHHSATDLLPAAVHREVKHLFYSLCANMDSKEGVWKAIPVLFHARPEKGNGDSNMERNSSPSLSLQPATLPTPTPREGQRDAPDSAQAATFVSAQGKVRGSSRRPGRQPGQAGVCAGSTTARQNSGSPRKLPTEANPPSQSPAPPARALLPLPTEAQPPSQSPAPPARALLPLPTEVKPPSQSPAPPAHRGKPTEPEPGSPCQSPARPAHRGTAAEPEPCWPPRTPSGVTHSQRSVPSAPCSAPHGSAKDRALAQPSQGFTRVPPGLCSAFDHNIAHTSGVILGNSKKYP, encoded by the exons ATGAAACTCAGACACAGAACAGCCCCTTCAGAGCAGCTTCAGCAGTGTGGGAACAACAGCAGCACACTCATGCCCACCCCTACACACCACTCAGCCACTGACTtactccctgctgctgttcacaGGGAGGTGAAACACCTTTTTTACTCACTCTGTGCCAACATGGACTCAAAGGAAGGAGTTTGGAAAGCCATACCTGTGCTGTTTCACGCCAGACCAGAAAAAGGCAATGGTGACAGCAATatggaaagaaacagcagcCCCAGtctcagcctgcagcctgccacCCTGCCAACACCCACCCCGAGGGAAGGGCAGCGGGATGCTCCTGACTCAGCCCAAGCTGCGACCTTCGTGTCAGCTCAGGGCAAAGTTCGCGGGAGCTCCCGGCGCCCAGGGCGGCAGCCGGGGCAGGCTGGTGTCTGTGCAGGCAGCACCACGGCACGGCAGAACAGCGGCTCTCCCCGAAAACTGCCCACCGAGGCAAACCCACCgagccagagccctgctccccctgccagagccctgctccccctgcccaccGAGGCACAGCCACCGAGCCAGAGCCCGGCtccccctgccagagccctgctccccctgcccaccGAGGTAAAGCCACCgagccagagccctgctccccctgcccaccGAG GCAAACCCACCGAGCCAGAGCCCGGCtccccctgccagagccctgctcGCCCTGCCCACCGAGGCACAGCCGCCgagccagagccctgctggccGCCCCGAACCCCATCGGGCGTCACACACAGCCAGCGGTCTGTCCCCAGCGCTCCGTGCTCTGCTCCGCACGGATCAGCCAAGGACAGGGCTTTGGCACAGCCTTCCCAAGGCTTTACAAGAGTCCCACCTGGGCTCTGCTCGGCGTTTGACCACAACATCGCACACACCTCTGGGGTAATTCTAGGGAACAGCAAAAAATATCCCTAA
- the LOC119712924 gene encoding heat shock factor protein 3-like, with translation MREAPALPRGPAAPGAPGPGPVPGFLAKLWALLEDPDSDDVICWSRNGENFCILDEQRFAKELLPKYFKHNNISSFIRQLNMYGFRKVIALENGIITAEKSSVIEFQHPFFKQGKAHLLENIKRKVSAVRTEDLKVCTEDLHKVLSEVQEMREQQNNMDVRLANMKRENKALWKEVAVLRQKHSQQQKLLSKILQFILSLMRGNYIVGVKRKRSLTDAAGASPSKYSRQYVRIPVESGQAMAFSEHSAAEEDGNGTGLIIRDITDSLENATNGLLAVAHTSGRAREPQAALDPGLPLCQVSQPSELSCAEPVPSVPVNDVSKSSEIGTAAVELHTAQPNAPEDPVSVIDSILNESSSGNQSDPLLDREEIQDFLNCIDASLEELQAMLSGKQYNFGAEAFSDTFNPELPALDMNLMETPPGIENMANLAESTEGLGANERETAGSKDMQLIQYRANPLLSLFEELPSGEAAGKADDPKDFLLPPLEEKPALQPPSASGTVVPLAAPASQAEPLDTLGMGDPPLLPEDGNGEYKLFPLLLLSPVANFIDEASEIEIS, from the exons ATGCGGGAGGCgcccgcgctgccccgcggccccgccgcccccggcgcgcccggccccgggcccgTGCCCGGCTTCCTGGCCAAGCTCTGGGCCTTGCTAGAGGATCCCGACAGCGACGACGTcatctgctggagcagg AATGGCGAGAATTTCTGCATTCTGGATGAGCAGAGGTTTgccaaggagctgctccccaaGTACTTCAAACACAACAATATCTCCAGCTTCATACGGCAGCTCAACATGT ATGGCTTCAGGAAGGTGATTGCTCTGGAGAATGGTATCATTACAGCAGAGAAAAGCTCAGTCATTGAGTTCCAGCACCCTTTCTTCAAGCAAGGGAAGGCACATTTACTGGAAAACATCAAGCGCAAG GTGTCTGCAGTGAGAACTGAGGATCTCAAGGTCTGCACAGAGGATTTGCACAAAGTCCTGTCTGAGGTGCAGGAGatgagagagcagcagaacaaCATGGATGTCAGGCTGGCTAACATGAAGAG AGAAAATAAGGCCCTGTGGAAAGAAGTGGCAGTTCTAAGGCAGAAGCACAGTCAACAACAGAAGCTGCTGTCTAAG ATTCTTCAATTTATACTAAGTTTGATGCGAGGAAATTATATTGTTGGGgtcaaaagaaaaag GTCTCTCACGGATGCTGCGGGTGCTTCACCCTCCAAGTACAGTCGTCAGTATGTCCGCATCCCTGTGGAGAGTGGCCAAGCT ATGGCTTTTTCTGAACATAGTGCAGCTGAAGAGGATGGAAATGGTACAGGTCTGATAATCCGAGATATCACTGACAGCCTGGAAAATGCCACCAATGGCCTCCTTGCTGTGGCACACACAAGTGGCAGAGCCAG AGAGCCACAGGCAGCTCTAGATCCTGGCTTACCTCTTTGTCAAGTATCACAGCCAAGTGAGTTAAGTTGTGCAGAACCTGTCCCATCAGTTCCTGTAAACGATGTCAGCAAATCCAGCGAAATAGGCACGGCTGCTGTGGAGCTCCACACTGCACAGCCAAATGCTCCAGAGGACCCCGTGTCAGTAATTGATTCCATCTTGaatgagagcagctctggaaacCAAAGTGATCCTTTGCTGGACAG aGAGGAAATTCAGGATTTTCTGAACTGCATTGATGCCAGCCTTGAGGAGCTCCAAGCAATGCTGTCAGGGAAGCAGTACAACTTCGGTGCCGAAGCCTTCAGCGAC acatttaatccggagctgccagccctggatATGAACTTGATGGAAACTCCCCCTGGTATTGAAAAT ATGGCAAACTTGGCAGAGAGCACTGAAGGTCTGGGAGCAAACGAGAGGGAAACAGCAGGAAGCAAAG ATATGCAGCTGATCCAGTACAGGGCCAACCCTCTGCTTTCCTTATTTGAAGAGCTGCCTTCAGGTGAAGCTGCAGGCAAGGCAGACGATCCAAAAGACTTTCTGCTGCCTCCCCTGGAGGAGAagcctgctctccagcctccaTCAGCCAGTGGAACTGTGGTGCCACTTGCAGCTCCAGCAAGCCAGGCCGAGCCTCTGGACACTCTGGGAATGGGTGATCCACCTCTCCTCCCAGAAGATGGGAATGGAGAGTATAAACTGTTTCCACTCCTGCTTCTCAGTCCTGTTGCTAACTTCATAGATGAGGCCTCTGAGATAGAAATTTCTTGA